The following are encoded in a window of Pseudalgibacter alginicilyticus genomic DNA:
- a CDS encoding tetratricopeptide repeat protein, translated as MEFSHDDNYSLPLSKFESMLKTNNILFFDSEEFENIIHHYLNHGKMSLAKKAIKLGLEQHPTSINLKLFNVEIYVFENKLIQADALLNELYLIDPNNEEIFIQKANILSKKDEHELAINVLKQALTLTDDVVDLYSLIGMEHLFLDQYEEAKLFFIKCLEEDQQDYSALYNIMYCFDFLEQTDEAIKYLNTFLDTNPYSEVAWHQLGTQYYNKKNYKKALSAFDFAIISDDSFVGAYLEKGKVLEKLKRFEAAIESYTFTLKLDDPTSFALLRIGYCYEKLKKDDLAVQYYYKTVHEDPLLDKGWVAITKFYNKKKNFQKALYYINKAINIDSENISYWKLYAQINMRLSLFEEAEHGLKKALELGNYELNTWLTRGDLLIKLGESQTAIYNFEQAAEFYPENAEIEYRLAGLYFSLNEIDKGTFHLKNGLSSNEDYTFIIDELFPEVTNKIQVKNLLKTKL; from the coding sequence ATGGAGTTTAGTCATGATGACAATTATAGTTTACCGCTATCAAAATTTGAATCCATGCTGAAGACGAACAATATTTTGTTCTTTGATTCAGAAGAATTTGAAAACATCATCCACCACTATCTCAACCATGGCAAAATGTCATTAGCAAAAAAAGCTATTAAATTAGGCTTAGAACAACACCCTACTTCCATCAACTTAAAACTTTTCAATGTAGAAATTTATGTGTTTGAAAACAAACTTATTCAAGCAGATGCATTACTCAATGAATTATATCTCATTGATCCGAATAATGAAGAGATTTTTATACAAAAAGCCAATATTTTATCGAAAAAAGACGAGCACGAATTAGCCATTAATGTTTTAAAACAAGCCTTAACGCTTACTGATGATGTTGTGGATCTTTACTCATTAATAGGTATGGAGCATTTGTTCTTGGATCAATATGAAGAAGCAAAGTTATTTTTCATAAAATGCTTGGAAGAAGACCAACAAGACTACTCTGCCCTTTACAACATCATGTACTGTTTTGATTTTTTAGAGCAAACAGATGAAGCTATCAAATATTTAAACACCTTTTTAGATACCAATCCTTATTCTGAAGTCGCTTGGCACCAATTAGGAACTCAATATTATAACAAAAAAAATTATAAAAAAGCATTGTCTGCTTTCGATTTTGCTATTATTTCGGACGATAGTTTTGTTGGAGCGTATCTCGAAAAAGGAAAAGTGCTTGAAAAATTAAAACGTTTTGAGGCTGCAATTGAAAGCTACACCTTTACTCTAAAATTAGACGATCCCACTTCTTTTGCTTTATTGCGTATAGGATACTGTTATGAAAAATTAAAAAAAGACGACTTAGCAGTTCAATACTATTATAAAACAGTTCATGAAGACCCTTTATTAGATAAAGGATGGGTAGCAATAACTAAATTTTACAACAAAAAGAAAAACTTCCAAAAAGCACTATACTATATCAATAAAGCTATTAATATTGATTCTGAAAACATATCTTATTGGAAACTATATGCTCAAATAAATATGAGACTGAGCCTTTTTGAAGAAGCAGAACACGGGCTAAAAAAAGCTTTAGAATTAGGTAATTATGAACTAAATACTTGGCTAACTCGGGGTGATTTATTAATCAAATTAGGAGAATCACAAACGGCCATATACAACTTTGAACAAGCAGCAGAATTTTATCCAGAAAATGCTGAAATTGAATATCGTTTAGCTGGCCTATATTTCTCGTTAAATGAAATTGATAAAGGTACTTTTCATC
- a CDS encoding aspartate aminotransferase family protein, translating to MISNFLKHQAQTSPHPLGIEVSHANGCYIYDTDNNAHLDFVAGVSACPLGHSHPKVTNAIKKQVDKYLHVMVYGEYIQKPAVELCKLLAKHLPFPLEKTYLTNSGTEATEGALKLAKRVTGRTEIIAAKNGYHGNTMGSMSVMGYEERKQAFRPLLPNITFITFNNEVDLNAITTKTAGVILETIQGGAGFIEPNNNYLKKVRERCNKVGALLILDEIQTGIGRTGKLFGFENYNCTPDILVSGKALGGGLPIGAFTASSDHMDLLMSQPKLGHITTFGGHPLIAASALATLKEISETNLMAQTLEKETLIRKTLVHPLIEEIRGKGLMLALIMTSEDIANTLILECKKHKLILFWLLFEPKAVRITPPLTITKDEIVKGCHIILDILNSIK from the coding sequence ATGATTTCTAATTTCTTAAAACACCAAGCACAAACTTCTCCACACCCTTTAGGAATAGAGGTTTCACACGCTAATGGATGTTATATTTATGACACTGATAATAATGCACACTTAGATTTTGTAGCTGGTGTTTCCGCTTGTCCCCTCGGGCATAGTCACCCTAAAGTCACCAACGCCATCAAAAAACAGGTTGATAAATATTTACATGTCATGGTATATGGCGAATACATTCAAAAACCAGCAGTAGAACTTTGTAAATTATTGGCTAAACACCTTCCTTTTCCTTTAGAGAAAACATACTTAACAAATTCTGGCACTGAAGCAACAGAAGGGGCTCTTAAGTTAGCCAAACGGGTTACTGGTCGTACTGAAATAATAGCCGCTAAAAACGGTTATCATGGAAATACCATGGGGTCCATGAGTGTTATGGGCTACGAAGAACGCAAACAAGCATTTAGACCATTATTGCCAAACATCACTTTTATTACATTCAATAATGAAGTGGACCTAAACGCAATTACCACTAAAACGGCAGGAGTTATTTTAGAAACCATACAAGGAGGTGCTGGATTTATTGAACCAAACAACAATTATCTAAAAAAAGTAAGGGAACGCTGCAATAAAGTGGGGGCTTTATTGATTTTAGATGAAATCCAAACAGGTATTGGTAGAACAGGAAAACTTTTCGGTTTTGAAAACTACAACTGCACTCCAGACATTTTGGTATCAGGGAAAGCATTAGGTGGTGGTTTGCCTATTGGAGCTTTTACTGCGTCCAGTGACCACATGGATTTACTAATGAGCCAACCAAAACTTGGGCATATTACCACCTTTGGAGGGCATCCATTAATTGCAGCATCAGCTTTAGCTACACTAAAAGAAATTTCGGAAACAAATCTAATGGCTCAAACATTAGAAAAAGAAACCTTAATTAGGAAAACTTTAGTACATCCTTTAATTGAAGAAATTAGAGGAAAGGGATTGATGTTAGCCTTAATAATGACTTCAGAAGACATTGCAAACACCTTAATTCTTGAATGCAAAAAACACAAATTAATTTTGTTTTGGTTACTTTTTGAACCTAAAGCAGTAAGAATTACGCCGCCACTAACCATCACAAAAGATGAAATTGTTAAAGGTTGTCATATTATTTTAGACATTTTAAACAGTATAAAATAA